AAGATGAcgcaaataaaatatttgacaGAACAGTTCTTTCTCCAATTGCGGATACCTTACAGCAGGTATGGGTATGTATTGATATCTGGACATAGTATGACTTCTCAATTTAGGTGAGAAATCCGCAATGTGTGCAgctattttttcaataagcaTTCTGCGCATTTCGGCATTCCATATTGCTTCAGGTGTATCGAAATCACCAAGGAAAATTTGTGCGAATTTCTCAGCTCCATGATTTTCCAAGTAACTGATCATAGCATCTGGTAAAAGTTGTCCAAGGATACTTTTTTGCATGATATCAGATGGCGTATTCTGCAATCAAcgcaataataattaaataaacagTCGTGCTTTGATACCAAACAAATTCCAGTTAACAATTATAAAACTTACGTCATCGCCTCTAAAGGCTTGTTTGGTATGAGTCAATTGAAGGAACCTTGCTACTGGTAAGACATTAGAACCCGTATACATGAGGATGAAATAGAAAACGCCCGTTAAGTAAACTTTGGAAATTTCTGGATTATCCCTCATAATTTCACACAACAGCATAGAAACTCTTTCTACCAAAACTGGATCAAAAGTAAGCAGCAACTGAACAATGTGCGGTAGACACTGGAGATCTGATAGAAGTCGCTTGACTCGAGGTAAAGGTCGTATTACTGCATTATCCGAATCTCGACTCGGAAAGTACTCGCACATTTTTATTAAGATATTTAAAATCAAAGTTGCCAAATCGCTCTCGTTAATTACGGCGGATCCTTTTGCTACCAGTGACCATTTCAATTGGGGCACTTGAGATAATACTCTCCAACTGTCCAGTCCTTGAGCCCATACTTTTGTTTTATGTGATATTTGATTTGATACATACAAGTCTTTCAAATCTTTAACACTGATAGGCCCTTTACGCTTATCCCCGTCATTATAATACCATTCTTTTTCCATTATAATTCCTTGATTGGGACCGGCTTCTATTACATTGGTCTGAGTTGGAACAACAGCTCTAGATGTATGTAAATGCGCCAAAGTTAGTAAGTCTACAAGAGTCCTTACGCCATTTTGATCCATAATGTCCTTAACATTTCTTCTATGTAATATAAGTTTGTCGATAAACATTACAAGCCGATCCCGTTCCGTTCTGTCGATACAACGTTCTAACATTCCTACAATGTATTTTGTATCGGAAAAAGGGCCGATATCTTCAAAGTATCTTCCATAAACAATGGTCATAGCTTGCAAACAAAGGCACTTCATATCTACTTTTGTCGTCAATAAAAATCGATGAtacaaatcattaaaaaattcataccTATAATTTTGATTATAGTTAAAAAAGGCATtagcgtaaaataaatttttatttttcttaaaaatcttATTATTTTGAACTTACGATTTTCTTATAGGACTGTCTGGAGAGTCTTTTTCTAGTAATAACCTGAGGTAGTAATCGCCTATTTTGACTTCGTCCGATAAACATTGATACTGTACTTCAAATTCGCGATGATTCCACGCGATCAGAGTTCCACCCGATAAATCTTTGTCAGAAGAAAACGCTCTTATTTCGTTTTCTAAAGCCGTTCGTAATTCCTCTCGTGTTTTATGATTCCAGATTAAATTGGGAAGAGCATGATCTTGgctaaatttataataaaaaagtttccaATTAGCTTCAGACTTTACTCTTTCTCTGCGTTTTCTGAGAACAATTGgtctttctttaattttttctctcctctcaaTACCGACTTTAGCTCCCCAATGCTCTAAAGCATTCTCTAAATGTTTTTCTACAACTCTCATTTGCCTTTCAATGGCTATCCACTGAGgactttttttgtttcttgcAGCATGATCGCTAGCTATTTTGAGATTATCACGGTAATCaagtctttcttcttctttaaaTGAGTCTGGTATTTTTTCATCAGATTCAAGATAGTTCAATAATCCAATAGGCTGTAAATAAGAGTGCACAGTTTAAAGTATTATATAGAAGGATGAAAAGAGTTAAACTGAAGATGAACTACTGACCATAATTCTTTTTAATAACGCCATAGCCGTTGGATGACCTGTCACCCAAAGTCCAACAAGATGTCGGCATAATTGCCTATGAGTCAACAATCTACCATCGGTACCTGTTGTAAATAAACTGTTAAGAAGGTGCCTAGGCAAGGCACCTTCGGCAAGAGCCAGCTCTTGCATTTTAGCTGATACTTCTTGTGCTCCTTCTTCAATAATGGCTCTCATGATTAAGCCAGCACCCTTAACAATGGCTAAAGATGGATGTTGAAATAACTTAAAGAGAGATCTTCCTCTTGCTGCTACCATCTCCAACAAATTATCAAAGTGTTTTCCATCTGTTGTTTCACTATAAGGTACACACAAAGCAAAAGTTAAAAGATCCAACATTGCAGATACTACTAGAGCTCCTGTTCCGTGATTCTGCATAAAACAGAAAGAGAATagtgaaaaaaagttttgtttaaatattataatctaccCTGAAATCATAAGCACTTACTACATGATTGATCCACATTTCTAATAAACTCTCTAAAAACTTATTACTACTTAATAAGCTGCTTTTATTTAATTGCTCCTGCCTCAAATCACAGTCATCATGCATAGGTTGCATGAGAGCGCAGATGCAATCAATAGCAGCTTGTGTTACACCAGTATTTTGTCTTCTCAAAGCTTTCACAACTTTATTACCGATAGCTTCGCGAAAGCCTGGCAAGTTTGTAAATGCTGTGAATCCCACTTTACTGGCAACCAACCTTCTTAAAGCGTGAAACTGTGCCTCAATTTCAAAATCTGTTTCAAGTTCCTTACCAACTACAGCATTCAAAGCTCcaagtataattttatctttattttcagTGAAAAGCCCCTATGaacatataaattttttcacactattcaatttcaataagcgtttaaataataaaattgcttaaataagaaaaaaacttaCGTCTTGTGTGACGGAATATAAAAGGCCACTGTAAGGAATGTTTGCATTGAACCTTTCTAAGATTTCAGCAAATGCACGCCCACCAGGTGGTTGTTGGAGAAATTTCACGTGTGACGTTTCAGCTTCTTCATCCACTGGCAAACACAAAGGACCTAATCTCTTACCCCTTGCTATgggatacatttttatatgcaCATCTCTGTTACCAGAAGCTCTTACACCATCCAATAATGAAGCTAATAATGAGTCTCTGTCTGTCGCTATATAACTACGCATTTCTCCATTGATGTactgaattataaataattgtgGGTTTTGGTTATCACGAACTAATGCAAAAATATCAGACAATGGTCTCAAAGTGCAAATATTATAAGTTTGTGGATCTCTTTCTAGCAAGCAAGTGTCTGAGAGACAAAGAGTTCTACGCTGAGGTTCAAGGTGCCTTGAAGAATTTTTATGTACAGTAAATTCAGAAACACTCGTAATATGTTCATCTCCACTAAACTTTCCAAGTCGCTGAGCAACAAAGTCATCAAGTTTTATGGACTCTTTTGGGACTCTTATCATTATAGCCAAGTTGTTCATTGCAGATTCTactaatttctttttaatttcgtCTATGTATTGAGAGGCAAATAAATGTAAGCGTCCAAAGCCACCACAAACTACCACAAATCCATTTGTGTAGTCTTTTACAGTCACAAGGCCTTCGAAATCTTTGTAATAATAGCTGGCTAAGACCATATTAGTAGCTGGATCTAATTGATCAAGACTGTAA
The sequence above is drawn from the Nasonia vitripennis strain AsymCx chromosome 4, Nvit_psr_1.1, whole genome shotgun sequence genome and encodes:
- the LOC100123471 gene encoding dnaJ homolog subfamily C member 13 isoform X2 yields the protein MMPIKDNQDVACFLVTKHSWKGKYKRIFSIGSMGITTYNPSTLEVTNKWEYADFISVQPTNKNQVGSHEFSITMRKERKIETMKFSSEYRSHLLTEALRYRSQFAEKPKEVLRFPAYKHHWSDTRLPVVLEVTPYSLDQLDPATNMVLASYYYKDFEGLVTVKDYTNGFVVVCGGFGRLHLFASQYIDEIKKKLVESAMNNLAIMIRVPKESIKLDDFVAQRLGKFSGDEHITSVSEFTVHKNSSRHLEPQRRTLCLSDTCLLERDPQTYNICTLRPLSDIFALVRDNQNPQLFIIQYINGEMRSYIATDRDSLLASLLDGVRASGNRDVHIKMYPIARGKRLGPLCLPVDEEAETSHVKFLQQPPGGRAFAEILERFNANIPYSGLLYSVTQDGLFTENKDKIILGALNAVVGKELETDFEIEAQFHALRRLVASKVGFTAFTNLPGFREAIGNKVVKALRRQNTGVTQAAIDCICALMQPMHDDCDLRQEQLNKSSLLSSNKFLESLLEMWINHVNHGTGALVVSAMLDLLTFALCVPYSETTDGKHFDNLLEMVAARGRSLFKLFQHPSLAIVKGAGLIMRAIIEEGAQEVSAKMQELALAEGALPRHLLNSLFTTGTDGRLLTHRQLCRHLVGLWVTGHPTAMALLKRIMPIGLLNYLESDEKIPDSFKEEERLDYRDNLKIASDHAARNKKSPQWIAIERQMRVVEKHLENALEHWGAKVGIERREKIKERPIVLRKRRERVKSEANWKLFYYKFSQDHALPNLIWNHKTREELRTALENEIRAFSSDKDLSGGTLIAWNHREFEVQYQCLSDEVKIGDYYLRLLLEKDSPDSPIRKSYEFFNDLYHRFLLTTKVDMKCLCLQAMTIVYGRYFEDIGPFSDTKYIVGMLERCIDRTERDRLVMFIDKLILHRRNVKDIMDQNGVRTLVDLLTLAHLHTSRAVVPTQTNVIEAGPNQGIIMEKEWYYNDGDKRKGPISVKDLKDLYVSNQISHKTKVWAQGLDSWRVLSQVPQLKWSLVAKGSAVINESDLATLILNILIKMCEYFPSRDSDNAVIRPLPRVKRLLSDLQCLPHIVQLLLTFDPVLVERVSMLLCEIMRDNPEISKVYLTGVFYFILMYTGSNVLPVARFLQLTHTKQAFRGDDNTPSDIMQKSILGQLLPDAMISYLENHGAEKFAQIFLGDFDTPEAIWNAEMRRMLIEKIAAHIADFSPKLRSHTMSRYQYIPIPAVRYPQLEKELFCQIFYLRHLCDTVKFPQWPIPEPVQLLKDVLEAWKKEVEKKPPIMTVDEAYVTLGLKGGQHHDEAIVRKSYYKLAQMYHPDKNPQGRDKFEAVNQAYEFLCSRCCWSADGPNPDNIVLILKTQSILFHRYKDELAPYKYAGYPQLIKTVKLETDDERLFSKAAPLLSAASELAYHTVHCSALNAEELRREGGLDVLLEAYTRCVSVLNKSSKANDVAVQVCTHITRCFAVAGSFRGCRDRIVELPQLIKDLCRVLHFRRLTKLCSVATECVSSLATDSVLQMQLLQSGALWYLLLFMFNYDYTLEEGGVERNQDENRQEVANNLAKQAVRACARLGGYMKGEHETPYNPVTVAALESLLTPYLARQLANDKPEEILKILNSNCSNPYLIWDNGTRAELTEYLEGKLQEKLDGNSNFEHDFTDFNYTSHKGELVIGEIFVKIFNEQPTFPIENPKGFTIDLLDFLKRSADYVASLHSNITLTKKDHENLKCIVMSLEALTNIIKNNPGVEIQCIGHFKLLFSLTSCSNFKPIQKAALQVINNVTKNQECVNDIAANEVILHLLLCLNSLKDSQLLILETLYALMSTTKIVKDALNKGAVIYVLDLFCNSTNLQIRETAAELLAKMSSDKLAGPKVKLDLSKFLPRLFSEAIRDAPKQCVQMFETRQENPELIWDDDTKAKVSRIVADLKDEYYNLQCQNANATLKLPDTQNNVDTVTNEPVVGGVYLRLFISSPAWALRKPKEFLSELMDTTLTLMSKEKTDFDMLELATQALVCLLQAQPTLADQVPSLGHIPRLCRQMAVQNSQPPVYKSAILILHQLATSEICISSICQTECISPLKHAMQSRKDMIAVACETLNRLFSTNEDRLIKQALEAEMVPYLLNILEGRLDILENPATTKAQIVKALKAMTRSFTLGEKVSAILEKSSIWSEYKDQRHDLFISNTSMSGYLTAGTPVSAGYLTAGPSASIPTGPPPVDKEESIVNRKDSI
- the LOC100123471 gene encoding dnaJ homolog subfamily C member 13 isoform X1, whose product is MMPIKDNQDVACFLVTKHSWKGKYKRIFSIGSMGITTYNPSTLEVTNKWEYADFISVQPTNKNQVGSHEFSITMRKERKIETMKFSSEYRSHLLTEALRYRSQFAEKPKEVLRFPAYKHHWSDTRLPVVLEVTPYSLDQLDPATNMVLASYYYKDFEGLVTVKDYTNGFVVVCGGFGRLHLFASQYIDEIKKKLVESAMNNLAIMIRVPKESIKLDDFVAQRLGKFSGDEHITSVSEFTVHKNSSRHLEPQRRTLCLSDTCLLERDPQTYNICTLRPLSDIFALVRDNQNPQLFIIQYINGEMRSYIATDRDSLLASLLDGVRASGNRDVHIKMYPIARGKRLGPLCLPVDEEAETSHVKFLQQPPGGRAFAEILERFNANIPYSGLLYSVTQDGLFTENKDKIILGALNAVVGKELETDFEIEAQFHALRRLVASKVGFTAFTNLPGFREAIGNKVVKALRRQNTGVTQAAIDCICALMQPMHDDCDLRQEQLNKSSLLSSNKFLESLLEMWINHVNHGTGALVVSAMLDLLTFALCVPYSETTDGKHFDNLLEMVAARGRSLFKLFQHPSLAIVKGAGLIMRAIIEEGAQEVSAKMQELALAEGALPRHLLNSLFTTGTDGRLLTHRQLCRHLVGLWVTGHPTAMALLKRIMPIGLLNYLESDEKIPDSFKEEERLDYRDNLKIASDHAARNKKSPQWIAIERQMRVVEKHLENALEHWGAKVGIERREKIKERPIVLRKRRERVKSEANWKLFYYKFSQDHALPNLIWNHKTREELRTALENEIRAFSSDKDLSGGTLIAWNHREFEVQYQCLSDEVKIGDYYLRLLLEKDSPDSPIRKSYEFFNDLYHRFLLTTKVDMKCLCLQAMTIVYGRYFEDIGPFSDTKYIVGMLERCIDRTERDRLVMFIDKLILHRRNVKDIMDQNGVRTLVDLLTLAHLHTSRAVVPTQTNVIEAGPNQGIIMEKEWYYNDGDKRKGPISVKDLKDLYVSNQISHKTKVWAQGLDSWRVLSQVPQLKWSLVAKGSAVINESDLATLILNILIKMCEYFPSRDSDNAVIRPLPRVKRLLSDLQCLPHIVQLLLTFDPVLVERVSMLLCEIMRDNPEISKVYLTGVFYFILMYTGSNVLPVARFLQLTHTKQAFRGDDNTPSDIMQKSILGQLLPDAMISYLENHGAEKFAQIFLGDFDTPEAIWNAEMRRMLIEKIAAHIADFSPKLRSHTMSRYQYIPIPAVRYPQLEKELFCQIFYLRHLCDTVKFPQWPIPEPVQLLKDVLEAWKKEVEKKPPIMTVDEAYVTLGLKGGQHHDEAIVRKSYYKLAQMYHPDKNPQGRDKFEAVNQAYEFLCSRCCWSADGPNPDNIVLILKTQSILFHRYKDELAPYKYAGYPQLIKTVKLETDDERLFSKAAPLLSAASELAYHTVHCSALNAEELRREGGLDVLLEAYTRCVSVLNKSSKANDVAVQVCTHITRCFAVAGSFRGCRDRIVELPQLIKDLCRVLHFRRLTKLCSVATECVSSLATDSVLQMQLLQSGALWYLLLFMFNYDYTLEEGGVERNQDENRQEVANNLAKQAVRACARLGGYMKGEHETPYNPVTVAALESLLTPYLARQLANDKPEEILKILNSNCSNPYLIWDNGTRAELTEYLEGKLQEKLDGNSNFEHDFTDFNYTSHKGELVIGEIFVKIFNEQPTFPIENPKGFTIDLLDFLKRSADYVASLHSNITLTKKDHENLKCIVMSLEALTNIIKNNPGVEIQCIGHFKLLFSLTSCSNFKPIQKAALQVINNVTKNQECVNDIAANEVILHLLLCLNSLKDSQLLILETLYALMSTTKIVKDALNKGAVIYVLDLFCNSTNLQIRETAAELLAKMSSDKLAGPKVKLDLSKFLPRLFSEAIRDAPKQCVQMFETRQENPELIWDDDTKAKVSRIVADLKDEYYNLQCQNANATLKLPDTQNNVDTVTNEPVVGGVYLRLFISSPAWALRKPKEFLSELMDTTLTLMSKEKTDFDMLELATQALVCLLQAQPTLADQVPSLGHIPRLCRQMAVQNSQPPVYKSAILILHQLATSEICISSICQTECISPLKHAMQSRKDMIAVACETLNRLFSTNEDRLIKQALEAEMVPYLLNILEGRLDILENPATTKAQIVKALKAMTRSFTLGEKVSAILEKSSIWSEYKDQRHDLFISNTSMSGYLTGTFSGTPVSAGYLTAGPSASIPTGPPPVDKEESIVNRKDSI